DNA from Capillibacterium thermochitinicola:
AAAACCGCTGAAGTGGGACCGGTTCAGTTCGGTATTGGGAATACTGTTCACGATATCGGCGAGGATTTGCGGGATCTCTTTGACCAGCGCGGCGTCGGTCTGGTAGCTAACGCCAATGGTAAAGGTGATGCGCCGCCGTTTCATTGTTTTGTAATTACGCAGGCGGGAGCTGATTAAATCGGTATTCGAAAAGACCAGTTCTTCGCCGGTCAGGCTGCGGATCCGGGTGGTTTTTAACCCGATATTTTCGACGGTTCCGGAGAAGTTGTCAACGATAATAAAATCACCGACTTCGAAAGGGCGGTCGAAGTAGATGGTAAAGTAACTGAAGAGATCGCTGAGGAGAACTTGCGCGGAGAGGGCGACGGCAATACCACCGATCCCGAGACCGGCAACCAGAGCGGAAATTTCCACCCCCAGGTTGTCGAGGAAAACGATAAAAGCTAACAGCCAGATCAGGACGGAAAAGAATTTGGAGGCGATCCGGAAAGCGTAGCGTTTACTCGCGGCCGTTTCATGTTTGATCAGATAATAATCCAAGCCGCGGTTGAGTAAAGTGAGGAAAAACCGGACCACGAAGAACACCAGTAAAGCGAGGCAGAGACTATTGATGATTTTATGCCAAAGCGGCGACAGGGTTAGGCGATTGATACTTAGGTAGAAGACGCCCAAGTAGATCAGGGGCAAAAGATTCTGTTCCCCGCAGTTAATTAAGAACGAAAGAAACTCTTTTTTTCTGCGTTTGGCCCAGCGGCCTAATCTGGCCAGCAGGAATTTTTTGATCAGGCGCAGAAACCAGGAGCCGACCACAAAGATGGCGAGCGAAAGCAGATAA
Protein-coding regions in this window:
- a CDS encoding mechanosensitive ion channel family protein; translated protein: MKSKRNGEVIVLWAILTERQIFHNSILDYLLSLAIFVVGSWFLRLIKKFLLARLGRWAKRRKKEFLSFLINCGEQNLLPLIYLGVFYLSINRLTLSPLWHKIINSLCLALLVFFVVRFFLTLLNRGLDYYLIKHETAASKRYAFRIASKFFSVLIWLLAFIVFLDNLGVEISALVAGLGIGGIAVALSAQVLLSDLFSYFTIYFDRPFEVGDFIIVDNFSGTVENIGLKTTRIRSLTGEELVFSNTDLISSRLRNYKTMKRRRITFTIGVSYQTDAALVKEIPQILADIVNSIPNTELNRSHFSGFGEYSFRFEVVYYVLTNDYIKYMDIQQEINLKIIEEFGKRGIKLAYPTQTLYLRNG